In Sorangium aterium, the genomic stretch GCGCCGCGCTCTCGGGCCCCGCGTCCGCCTGCTCCCGCAGCGCGGCCGAGCAGAGCGTCGCCGCGAGCGCCGCCGCGCCCGCGAGCCGGATCGCCAGGATCGTCCTTGCGCGGCGCGCCGCGTCCTGCGGGGCGGCGGCGCCCTGCGTGCGCCCGATCGTCGTCGCCTCCCGCCATCCAGGCGCCCGCGGCGCCCGGGTCCAGAGCCGCTCGAGCGCGCGAACGGCGAGCCTCGGGGGCGCGGCGAGCGCGCCGGGGGCTCGCGTCATCTCCCCGGGCCGCGAGCCAGAGGCCGGCGGCGAGAGGACCACGATCGGCGCGGGCGCGCTCGCGCCGAGATCGTCGAGCGCGGCCTTTAGATCCGCGCGCAGCGAGGCCGCGTCCGGGTAGCGCCGCGCCGGGTCCTTCTCGAGGCATCGGCCGGCGATCTTGCGGAGGCGCGGCGGGATCGAGGCCGGCAGCGGCGCGGGCTCGGTCTCGAGGATGCGCCGGAGGACCGCGTGGTGGTTGCCTCCCGTGAACGGCTGCGCGCCGCTGAGCGCCTCGTAGAGCATGACGCCCACGGCCCAGAGATCGGCGCGCGCGTCGATGGTGCGCTTGCCGAGCGCCTGCTCCGGGCTCATGTACGAGGGCGTCCCGAGCAGCTGTCCGTCGATGGTGATGGCGTCGCCCGCGCCCGTGAGCTGGCTGATGCCGAAGTCGACGATCTTCGGCACGATCCCCTCGCCGGGGACCGTCGCCATCATGATGTTCTCCGGCTTGATGTCGCGGTGGACGACGCCCTCGGCGTGGGCGGCGGAGAGCCCGCAGCACACCTCGATGAGGACGGGCACCACCTCCTCGGGCGGCAGCGGCCGGTTCGGCTGGAGGCGGTCAGCGAACGGCGAGCCCCGCAGGAGCTCCAGGGCCAGGAACAGGTAGCCCTCGTCCTGGAGCTGGCCGGCGTCGACGACGCCGACGATGTTCCGGTGCTGGAACTTGCCGATGATCTTCGCCTCCCGGATGAACCGCCCGACGACCTGCTCGTCCCGGAGCGCCGGGGACAGCTTGAGCGCCACGTCCCGGCCGATGAGCTCGTGGCGCGCCCACCACACGCTCGACATCCCACCCGCGCCGATCTGCCGGATCAGCCGGAAGCGACCTCCTGCAACGTCCCCGGCATGAAGCATGTGCCCCCTTCGCCCATCGCGCGTGAGAAGCCTTCACGCCGATCGAGCGACGAGACCGAAAAGCACGAGCAAGGCCACCGGGTCGGCCGCCCGCCGTCGGCGTCGAACGGGCCCCGGAGGCGGGGCCGCTCGTCAGGGGCGATAGCGCTCCAGGATGTCGTTCGAGAGCTTCACGCCGAGCTCCTGGTAGCCGCGGAAGGTCAGGTGGACGCCGTCGCGCGACGCGCGCGGCGGGCGCTCGCGGTACCAGGCCTCGATCGAGCCCCTTCCGCCCATCGCCTCGTACGTGTCCCAGAACGCGCAGCCGCCCTCGCGCGCGGCGTCGCGCAGGACGTCTCGGACGACGGGCGTGCGCTCCGGCGCGTCCCTCCGGTCCGTCGGCGCGAGCACCAGGCAGTCGACGTCGGGCTCCACCCTGCGGGCGCGGGCGAGCAGCTCGGCGAGCTGCTTCGCGTAGAGGGACGGATCCGCGGTGACGTCGCCCGCTTCGTTCGTGCCGTACTCGATCACGACGAGCTCCGGCGAGCGCCGCGCGAGCTCGGCGGCCCAGCCGAGCTCGCTCCACCGGAGCGGCGTCGCCAGGCGGGCGCCGTTGATGCCGAGCGTGTCGAGCACCACCCCGGCCCCGGCCTCCGGATCGCGCTCGACGACCAGCCCGCACAGCTCGGCCCCGCCCGACGGCGCGACGCCGAGCTTCACCGCGCCCGCGCTCGCCAGCCGCGCGTGCTGCAGCGCGCCGGGGGCCTCGCCCGCGGCCGCGCGGAGCACCTCGCTCGGGCCGCCCTCGATCGTCACCGCGACCTCGTCGCTCGGCGCGCTCGGGCGGAAGCACACGTCCCAGAGCAGCCGCGCGGGGGGCCGCGCCGAGGTGAGCGCGATCTCCGCGCGCACCGGGGCCGTCTGCGCGCCGAAGAGGATGCCCCCGAGCCCGAAGACGCCGTCGTCGGCCGGCGCGGAGCCGCCCGGCGACTTCGGGCGGGTCCGCCACTTGCCGTCGGCCGTGAGCCGCGCGCCGTCGTGGCGGTAGGCGGCATAGCCGAGGTGCACGAAGCCGAGCCCGCCGTCGCCGAAGCGCCGCTGCAGGGCGGCGCGGACCGCGCCGCTCCAGAAGTCCGCTGCGGCGTGCGAGTCGCCGAGCCAGGCGATGCGCACGTGATCCCGGCGGCGACCCTGCTCGAGCGCGCGGAGCGCCGCGAAGAAGTGGGCGTACACCCCGTCCTCGGGGCGCAGCAGATCCAGCTCCGGCGGGCGCGCCGGCGCGGCCTCCGCGGGGCGCGGCGCGGCTGTCTCCGGGGCGGGGGCCTCTGCGAGGCGCGGCGCGGGCGCTGGCGCGGGCGGCGCGGATCCCACCTCGGGCGCGGGCGGCGCGACGTGCTCGCGCGTCGCGCTGCAGCCGAGCGCAGCGGTCGCGAGCAGCGCCGCGAGCAGCGCCGCGAGGGCGCGCCGCGACGCCCCGGTGAAGGGCCGCGCCGGCGCGGGCCGCTGCGGGGTGCTGCAGGGCGCCGCGCGGCGCTCCGGGATCTCCGCGCGGGCTGCGGAGCGGGCTGCGCCGCTCACGACAGCGGATCCTCGACGTCGAGCTCGGCGTCCGCGCTGACCTCGATCTCCTGGCGCTCGCGCCGCTCGCGGACGCGCTCCTGGACGGCGCCGACGAGCACGTCGACGTACGACTCGAAGGGCGGGCACGCGATCCCTGCGGCCGTGAGCACGAGATCCGCGTTCCGGGCGTCGTAGCGCACGGGGGTCATCAGCTGCTCGACGAACGCGCGCGGGCTGCGGACGAAGCGCTCGATCCCGGGCGTACGGAGCAGCGCCTTGGCGAGGTTCGACGGGATGTGACCGCGCGCTGCGCGGCGGCCGCTCGCCCGCGCGATGAGATCGAAGACCCGCCGCGCCGACAGCGGGTGCGGGTCGGCGATGTGGAGCGTGCGACCCAGCGCGAGGCGGTTCAGGCCGATCGCGTGGGACGCGCGGACGACGTGATCGATCGGGACGATGTTGAGCGGCACGTCGCCGCGGCCGGGCATCGGGATCGCCATGTCGGCCGGCGCCGCCATGATGAGCAGCACCAGGAGGTACAGGCCGTCGAGCCGGTCGATCTCCCCGGTCGTCGCGTCGCCCACCACCGTGGTCGGCCGGACGACCGCCGCCGGCACGTGGCGCATCGCCC encodes the following:
- a CDS encoding serine/threonine-protein kinase, which translates into the protein MLHAGDVAGGRFRLIRQIGAGGMSSVWWARHELIGRDVALKLSPALRDEQVVGRFIREAKIIGKFQHRNIVGVVDAGQLQDEGYLFLALELLRGSPFADRLQPNRPLPPEEVVPVLIEVCCGLSAAHAEGVVHRDIKPENIMMATVPGEGIVPKIVDFGISQLTGAGDAITIDGQLLGTPSYMSPEQALGKRTIDARADLWAVGVMLYEALSGAQPFTGGNHHAVLRRILETEPAPLPASIPPRLRKIAGRCLEKDPARRYPDAASLRADLKAALDDLGASAPAPIVVLSPPASGSRPGEMTRAPGALAAPPRLAVRALERLWTRAPRAPGWREATTIGRTQGAAAPQDAARRARTILAIRLAGAAALAATLCSAALREQADAGPESAARESLRPVLATAFADSGAAWRRGAGAPEATRSGAPLRNAASHDRAPGSPERASKDPGSDELGSASEDKPPRWQAPRGPSRRRITSPGF
- a CDS encoding GDSL-type esterase/lipase family protein; this translates as MSGAARSAARAEIPERRAAPCSTPQRPAPARPFTGASRRALAALLAALLATAALGCSATREHVAPPAPEVGSAPPAPAPAPRLAEAPAPETAAPRPAEAAPARPPELDLLRPEDGVYAHFFAALRALEQGRRRDHVRIAWLGDSHAAADFWSGAVRAALQRRFGDGGLGFVHLGYAAYRHDGARLTADGKWRTRPKSPGGSAPADDGVFGLGGILFGAQTAPVRAEIALTSARPPARLLWDVCFRPSAPSDEVAVTIEGGPSEVLRAAAGEAPGALQHARLASAGAVKLGVAPSGGAELCGLVVERDPEAGAGVVLDTLGINGARLATPLRWSELGWAAELARRSPELVVIEYGTNEAGDVTADPSLYAKQLAELLARARRVEPDVDCLVLAPTDRRDAPERTPVVRDVLRDAAREGGCAFWDTYEAMGGRGSIEAWYRERPPRASRDGVHLTFRGYQELGVKLSNDILERYRP
- a CDS encoding SDR family oxidoreductase encodes the protein MPRPGYDSVVLITGFPKFIARKMLQHILASEPRTLVVAVVLAKSSAQASAERDALPAADRERLVLLEGDVAAMDLGLSGAEFRQLAREVDRIHHLAHVGHAGADQSTAHAVNVVGTAEVIELARACTSLQCLVHQSTAFVAGDRTGTVYEDDLEAGQAFRNPVEETRMRAEVLVRRAMRHVPAAVVRPTTVVGDATTGEIDRLDGLYLLVLLIMAAPADMAIPMPGRGDVPLNIVPIDHVVRASHAIGLNRLALGRTLHIADPHPLSARRVFDLIARASGRRAARGHIPSNLAKALLRTPGIERFVRSPRAFVEQLMTPVRYDARNADLVLTAAGIACPPFESYVDVLVGAVQERVRERRERQEIEVSADAELDVEDPLS